Below is a window of Pyrobaculum aerophilum str. IM2 DNA.
GCACTTCTACCCCGTGGAACAGCCTACTCCTAAGGAGTGGGAGGAGATTAAGAAATACCTAAGCGACACTAGGCTTGCCTATACTATAATCTTCTACTCCGAGAGAGAGGCGCCGCTGCTTCAAATAACCCCGCTTGCGGAAACAAATACGGGAGGGTGGCTAATACTTTTAGCGATTTTAGCCGCCGTTGCCGCCGGGGTTGTTATTGCGATACTCATGCTTAGCCGGTAAAGAATTTAAAGCCTTTTTGATTTTCCTCTTATGCGTCCCCCAGTTGACAGCAGGGGTTATCGGCGCCGGTAAACTGGGCTCACAAATTGCGCTTAGACTACACGGCAATAGCGTTAGAGTTATCGCCTCTGTCAAGACCGAGAGGTCGAGGCAGAGGCTCAGCGCCCTTGGGCTTGAGGTGTACACGGACAATAAAATAGTGGTTGAGAACAGCGACGTGCTGTTCCTGGCGGTTAAGCCGGCTAACTTGGCGGAGTTGAATTTCTACGTCGACAAGCCGCTTATATCCTTTGTGGCGGGGGCGACGCTGGAGTATTTAAAGAGGCTTTCCGCGAGGCCCTATAGGGCGATGACTAACGTGGGCTTGACGGCTATAGCAGTCGCCGGGCCTTACGACGAGGAGGTGAACAAGCTCTTGAGCTACATAGCGCCTACTTTTTGGGTGGAGGAGAGGTTAATAGACCCGCTTACTGTACTGCTCGGCTCGGGGCCGGCAATTGTCGCGGAACTCGCCCTGGCTCTTATAAGAGCCGGCGTAAATATAGGCATTCCGTGGGATTTATCTAGGGAGATAGTGCTGTCGTTAATGGCAAGCCTCCCGTCTCTTGACGACAAGTTCTCAATGGAGAAACTGGCGCAGTACGTGGCGACTCCCGGCGGCACTACAATAAAAGCCCTTGTGGAGTTGTCCCCGGCCGGCCAGTTAGTGGGCAGGGCCGTGGAAGAGGCCTATTTAAGAATTTCAAAACTCCGACAGTAGTCTCTCCAACACTTCTCTAGTTGTTTTTGTTAATTCCATCTGCAACGCCTCCTTAATTGGTACTATAACTGCGTCGGCCGCATCGTCTGAAGCCCTCGGCTCGGCGTCTTCTAACAGCTCCACCAAATAGACAAGGATAATAAAGTGGTATTTCACCCTGTCCCCCTCCCGCTCGATGTATTCCACTGGCTGGAGGAATTTTACAACCCTCCCTGCAAGTCCGGTCTCTTCTTTCAACTCCCTCAGGACAGCCTCCTCTAGCCTCTCCCCCAGCTCCACGTGCCCCCCAGGGAGGCTCCACTTCCCTGGGTTCGGCGGGTATTTCCGCTTCACTAGCACTATTTTGCCGTTTTTCACAGCCGCCGCGGCAACGGCGACAGCCGGCTTTTGCACCGTCTTTCGATATTTAATGTTTTTAAGCTCTTATATACGGATGGCATATGTTTGACAAAATTAAACCGATGACAGTAGGCCAGGAGAGGGCTGTTAACGTGTTAAAAGACCCCGACAACGAGCTGGTGGGACTCTTCGGGCCCACCGGCACTGGCAAGTCGCTCATTAGTATTGCGTACGGCTTATGGGCCGTGGAGAACGGCAGGGCGAAGAGGTTTATTATAGCGAGGCCAATAGTAGACGTCGCAACGGGTGAGATCCTCACGCCGGAGAAATTAGGCGAAATGTACTACAAAATTGCCTCGGCATATTTAGAGGACATCCTCGGCCCATATGCTGACAGGGAATACATTAACAAATTGTTAAAAGAAGAGAAGGTCATTGTCACAGACGTATCTTACTTAAGAGGGCGTACTTTTGACGAGAGCGTTATATTTCTAGACGACGCGCAAAACGTAAGGCCTGAAAGCGCGGCGGAGATTTTAATTAGGCTCGGTAGGGGGAGTAGATTAATTGTGGCTGGGGATCCCATTTTTCAAAAACCCGCAGACTCGGAAAAAGACGGGGCAACTCTCCTAAGAGAGGCCCTTTTGGGGGAGGAGAAGGCCGAGGTGGTGGACTTAGGCGTTAAAGATATCGTTAGGCCCGGCGCGAGGCGCGGCATAAAGCTGGCCTTAGAGTTGCGCATGAGAAAACGCCAGCTTTCAGAGACTGAGAAGTATATATACGAAACGGCGAGGATCTTCGCCCCAGACGCCGATATAATAACTGCAATTGAGTTCAAGGCAGATAAAGACTCCCTGGGGATAAGGGGGGAGAACGTGCCCGACGCCATTGTAGTTGTAAAAGAGGGGCAATTGGGCAGAGTTGTGGGCCGCGGCGGCGAGCGTATTAAAATGATAGAGGGCGAGGCGGGGGCAAGGCTGAGGCTGTTGGAAATGTCTCTCGACTTTAAACAATGGGTGAGGGCGATACACCCTGTGGGGTGGATTTATAAACATATTGTAGACGCAGACTTCGCAGGCCCCGAGCTACAAGTACAAGTGAGGAAGAGCGAGTTCGGCGCCTTTATAGGCCAGAGGGGGGCCTACGTCCGTCTAGTGGACAGGGTTTTCAGGAGACTGCTCGGAATAGGCGTTAGGGCTGTTGAGGCCGAGGAATAAATAAAAAGCGGGTTTATTCCTCTCCTTATGAAGGCGTACGTATTGAGAAATTTCAAAGAACTCGTCTTGTCTGAAGTCGATAGGCCGAAGCCGGGGCCTGGAAGGGCGGTGGTGAAAATCGTCGCGGCTGGCGTTTGTTATAGAGATTTCCTTGGGTGGCAGGGCTTTCAGCGAGTAAAACTCCCCCTAATTGCTGGCCACGAATTCGCCGGCGTGGTGGAGGAAGTTGGCGAAGGAGTGTCGGAGTTTAAACCGGGCGATGCCGTTGCGGGCATGATGTATGAATATTGCGGGGAGTGCGAGTATTGTAAATCGGGTAGGGAGTATTTATGTAAAAACAGGAAAATCTACGGCGAGGATCTCCCCGGGGCCTTTGCCGAATACATCTCAGTAGATCAGAAGTCTCTTGTGAAAATCCCGCCTGGCGTGTCCTTCGAGGCGGCCTCTTACGCCGCGTGCGTCTTGTCCACAGTGGTGAGGGGGGCTAGGAAAATCGGCGTCTCCCCCGGCCGCCAAATTCTCGTCACTGGCGCGGGCGGCGGCGTGGGGGTACACGCAGTACAAGTGGTCAAGGCCTACGGGGCCAGGGTAATAGCCGTGACTTCTCCATCCAAGGCTGAATACGTGGCTAAATTCGCAGATTATGTAATTACCAACAAGGCGTTTTCCGATGAGGTTAAAAAATTGGGCGGCGCCGACGGCGCAATAGAAGCAGTGGGAGGGCCCACATTAGAACAGACGCTTAGGTCGTTGAACTGGGGGGCCAAGGTGGCGTTAATTGGCAATGTAGACCCCCAGCCTGCCCCCATCCCCCTCGGCATTTTAATACTTAAGGAAATTGACGTGCTCCCAGTCATACAGGGGTCTAAGGCTGACTTACAAGAGGCGTTGCGGCTTTTGGCCTCCGGCGCCGTAAAGCCCGTCTACACAGTCCACGGCTTTTCTGATATTCCAAGGCTTTTAGAAGAGACGCCTAAAGCGTCTCACGTTGGGAGGCGGGTGGTTAAGATGAGCACTTAACCCCCCTGCGCCGCCACCAAGTGTAAATTATAATTCCGGCGAGCAACGCAGCGGAGATTAACGTGTCTGCCATAGCTCTTTAGCCAAATCCTCCGCGGTTTTTCTCACCGCCTCGCCGCTTGTCATTGTCGGCCTCCAGCCCGTCATTTTCATTAGTTTTGTAATAGAAAGAGTCATGTATTTAACGTCGCCGGGCCACCCGCGGCCGTCTGGAGTAGTTGGGACGAGTTTAATCTCAGGCCTTAAGCCGAGGACTTCGGCGACTATTTGAGCTATGTCGAGCACTTTAATTGCGTCTAAATTGCCCACGTTTAGGGCTAGGAAAGGCTCTTTTATTTCCTCGAATTTTTTCCACGCCAGTATTGTGGCGTCAATTGCGTCTTTTATATAGAGGTAGCTTTTCCTCTGAGTGCCATCGCCTAAGACTTCGAGGACATTTGGATTTCTCTTAAGCTTCATGATAAAGTCATAAATCACGCCGTGGCGGAGCCGCGGCCCTATAATATTAGCATATCTAATAGCAAGGCATTTAACGCCGTAAAGCCTCGCATAAGTGGCGCACATAACCTCTCCCGCGGCCTTCGCCGCTCCATATACAGAAATGGGCTTGTAAGGCGCCTCTTCCGGCGTTGGGATCACCTCGGCGTCGCCGTAAACTGTCGAGGAAGAGGCAAATATCACGGACTTAACGCCGGTTTGCCTGGCCCACTCCAATACGTTAAATGTGGCCAACACGTTTTCATTAAAATGCACAACGGGCTCAGTGGTGGACAGGCGTACCTCTGGGTTTGCCGCAAAGTGAAAAACGACGTCTCCGCGTATCCCAACGCCCCAGTCGCTTTCTTTTAAATCTCTGATATACAGCTCGGCTGCCTTATTGACAAACTCCCTTCTTCCGCTGGATAAATTGTCCACGACAACAACCTCATGTCCCTCTTCCACTAGCCTATCCACTAAATGGCTGCCTATAAACCCAGCGCCGCCCGTGACCACAATTCTCATGTGGCGGCTCTACGCAGTGGTTTTATATATTACTCGCTTATAAAATAAAGCACGGCGGCGGGCCACGATTTAGCCACTGGGCTGATGTCGTCAACACAACCGCCCACTATTTTTGAAGCGGCCAGCGCCATGAGGCCAATTCTGTGGTCGCCGTGTGAGCTAAACGCCACGTCCCTCCTCTTGGGCGGGCCTTTGATATAAATTGCGTCTTTTTCATGGCGCACTTGCACGCCGAGTCTCTCCAACACGTCAATAACTGTGGCTATCCTATTGCTTTCCTTATAGCGCAATGTCTCCACGCCTCTTATTGTCGACTCCTCCTCAACCATGCCCGCCGCCAAGGCGGTGGGCATGACTAAATCGGGATTGTCGCTTAAATTTACGTCAATACCCCGGTAAAATCCCCCCTTGGCCCTAACCCAACCCTCCCCCGTAGTTATATCAACGCCCATAGCCTTGAACGCATTGACAAGCGGCTCGTCGAGTTTAGAGAGGGGGCCCCGGATCTCGACCTCTCCCCCCGTCGCCACACCGGCTACTACTAAAAACGCCGAGAGGCTGAAATCGCCCGGCACGGCCAACTTACCCGGGCTCTTCATCCTGCCCCCGACTTCTATATACTCTCCCAGTTTCACCTCAGCTCTAAACGCTCTCAATACCTCTGCCGTCGCCTCTACAAAACTCCAAGACTTCCTCTCGCCGAGGGGCTTAATGACGCCGCCACTGCCCACAGCCGCGAGAAACATGAGCCCGGATATATACTGCGACGATATGTCGGCCCTAATCTCCACCTCAAGGCGTCCCAGCTCCTTTCCTTTAATTATTACGGCGCCTGGCAACTTGACCACCTCTGTGAGTTTTCTCAATACCTCTATCAATTCGTCGATAGGCCTCCCCCTCAGCGTGCCGCCGAAATATACGGCGGTTAGCCCTGGTATTCCGGCATATACCGATACGGCTGTTCTTAACGTGAACCCGCTCTCCCCCACGTTAAAAGCCCTGTAAAAATCCGGCTCTCTCCGGGATACAACTGCCCTGTCCCCCTTGATTAGTATAGAGGAAATGGGCTGTACGGCTCTCGCCGTGGCCACCACATCGTCGCTCCACTCAATTCTCGTAATTTCAGTCTCGCCCTCGGCTAGCGCCGCGGCTAGGAGATACCTCTGCGACATCGGCTTTGAAGGAGGCGATTGGAACCTCCCCTCAAGCCGTCCGGCCTTGAGGCACAACATACTCAACTGCGCGGGCGACCTCCTCTACTCTTAGCCTTTCAAGGATCCACTTGCCCGGCCTTATCACTAGGGGGAGGTATACGTAATCCCTGCGTCTTTTCTTGTCGTATTTAATAAGGCCCTTTGCGGCGGCCAGTTGCTCGCTGGACAGCCCAGCCTCAGTGGGCAGTTCAAACGCCTTTAATAACGACTTAGTCTCCTCGACATATTTCTCCCTTAAATATCCCAGCTCGGCCGAAAGGCGTAGCTCTGCCGCAATTCCTAAAGACACAGCTTCGCCGTGTAAAAGACCTAACACGCGCTCTAATGCGTGGCCAACTGTGTGCCCCACGTTTAACACCTGTCTAATTCCCCTCTCCTCAAATTCGTCGGCCTCCACGACGGAGGCTTTGAGTTTAAGCGAGCGGTAGACCGCCTCCTCCAGCGCGTCTTCCCCTCTGTTTAACAAAGCCGTTGTGCTCTGGCGTAGCCAGCTGTAAAACTCCTCGTCAAGGGCAAGCCCGTATTTCACCACTTCAGCAAAAGCAGAGCGGTAAACCCGCGGGGGGAGGGAGCGGAGCCACTCTAAGTCGCATAATATCGCCTTAGGCTGGTAGAACACGCCGACGAGGTTTTTCACAAGCCCCCAGTCAACAGCCCCCTTCCCCCCAAGCGCCGCGTCTACCATGGCCAGGAGAGTAGTCGGCACTTGTACAAGGCCGATGCCCCTCATATACGTCCCGGCGGCAAAGGTGGCTAAGTCGAGCAACGCCCCGCCCCCCACGGCCACTAAAGTACTCCCCCTGTCAGCCTCCGCCTCTTGCAGAAATACATATACTTTGCTGAGCGCCTCTAGGGACTTAACTCCCTCCCCGCCCTTAAGCGCCAGAGCGGGGGCGTTTGGCAAGGGGTTTTCAAGCCCCTCCTCAATTAACACCACAGGCCTCTCGACGTATTTATCATAGGGAATCCCTCTGCCGACTACAACTTCTGTCACTCCTCTGCTGTGAGTATAAAAGAAGCGCCTCATTTTAATTTGACGAGCTCCTCGGCTCTCGCCGCGATGTTTTCCGGCGTCAGGCCGAAGTACTGGTAAAGCTCCTGCGGGCTTTTCGCAGTCCTCCCGTAGGACTTCAACCCCATAATGGCCATTTTCGTCGGCCTAGTCTGAGAGAGGTACTCCGCAATTGCCGAGCCGAAGCCTCCGTATACCATATGCTCCTCAACTGTCAACACAGCCCCCGTCACAGAGGCGTATTTCTCCACCGCCGCGTAATCAAGCGGCTTTATAGTGGGGAAGTGCACTACGGCTGCCGATATCCCCCTGTCTTTTAAAAACTGGGCGGCCTCAATGGCGAAGGGGAGCACCACCCCAGTGGTGAAAATAGCAACATCGCTTCCATCTAACACAACATAGGCCTTGCCGATTTCAAATTTGTCGTATAGGCCGCAAGTGACAGGTATGTGGAAATCCCTGCCCACTCTAATATACGCCGGCCCTTTTAAAGTGGCAGAGGCCGTAACTGCCTTATAAACCTCGCAGGAGTCCGCAGGCGCCATTACTGTGAAATTGGGCAACACGCGGAAAAGCGCTATGTCCTCAAGGGCTTGGTGGGAAGGGCCGTCGTATGCGTCGGCAAAGCCCGCGTGAGTCCCCACCAGTCTCACGGGCAACGCCAGTCTGTCTACTGAGTTTCTAGCCTGTTCCCACCCCCTGGTCATAAAAGCGGCGAAAGTCAAGGCGTATGGCATAAAGCCAGCGAGGGCGAGCCCAGCCGCTATCCCCACTAGAGACTGCTCGGCTATCCCCACGTTGAAAAACCTCTCTGGGTGCCTCTCAGCGAATAACTTCGCCCTTGTGGTCTCCCCGGTGTCTGCCACGAGGACGACCACGTCGCTTCTCAAATCGCCTAAATCCGCCAGCGCCTTTCCCAGCGCCTCTCTAGGCGTCAAAGACTCAATATCTAGCATATATCCCTCGCGTATTTTAAAGCCTCGTCGCGGGGGAGCCTCTGCTTCGCCGTGTCTTCAATTTGGGCAATTCCCCTTCCCCTAATTGTTTTTGCAATTATTACCGCTGGCCTCTCCCCCCTCTCGGCCTTTTCCAAAGCGGCTATTATCTCGCCTATGTTGTGCCCGTCCGCCTCTATTACTTCAAAGCCGAGTGATTTAAACCTCCCAGCCAAGTCGCCCTTTCTCAACACCTCCTCGCTGTGCCCGTCCAGTTGAACTCCGTTGAAATCCACAATTGTGACGAGGTTAGTCAAGTTGTAATGGGCAGCGACGGCGAAGGATTCCCAGCTCTGGCCCTCGTCCAGCTCTCCGTCGCCCACAACGAGATATACCCTCCCCTTCTCCCCCTTGATTTTCATGCCCAGCGCCAGCCCCACCGCCAGGCTAATGCCCTGTCCCAGAGATCCCGAGTTGGGAACGTCGACAAAAGGCGTGTCTACCTCCGGGTGGTTCTGAAGGCGGCTCCCCAAACTCCCCGTTTCCCTCAACTCGTCTAGGCTGAGATAGCCCATGGCAGCGGCCAAGGCGTAAACTGCGTGTATGGCATGTCCCTTTGAGAGCACGAAATAATTCCTATTATGCGCCCCGTTGGCCACGTTGAACTTCACCCGCCCGGTCCCGTACAGCGCCGCGACGATTTCAATAACTGAAAGCGAAGAGCCGAGGTGTATCCCGGGGTCGTAGCCTGCCATTAACACTACATACCGCCTGGCCTTACACGTCAAAGCCTCAAGCTCTGAAACCCCTCTTCCCACCCCGACAGCAAATACCCCTGTGACATGGCGTCAATAAAAAAGGGAATATTTAATTTTTTGTTCTTGCCAACGATTTATAAACAGGTGAAATAATGACCTCATGGAGCGCTTACTAATGAACGTTGAGGAGGTGGTGACCAGGGAGGAGTTCTTGCGTCTAAAAGGCGGCTCGGCGTATTTGGGGTTTGAGCCTCTGTGGCCTATACACATCGGCTGGCTGATATGGGCGTATAAACTCGCCGAGTTGAAAGAGGCCGGGTTTGACGTAATAGTGTTGGTGGCCACGTGGCACGCGTGGATAAATGACAAGGGCTCTATAGAGGAGTTGAGGGCGCACGGCGAGAGAGTAAGGGCCGTTCTCGACAGAATAGGGAAGTTTAAGTACGTCTACGGCGACGACGTGGCAAAAGACCCCAAGTATTGGGAGCTTGTTGTGAAAATCGCCAAGGAGACCTCCCTCGCCAGGGTGAAAAGGGCCACGCCGGTTATGGGGAGGCGGGCTGAGGAAGTGGAGCTTGACTTCTCTAAGCTCATGTACCCCTTAATGCAAGTAGCCGACATATTCTACCTGGGGGTGGACGTGGCGGTCGGGGGGATGGATCAGCGGAGAGCCCACATGTTGGCCAGAGACGTGGCGGAGAAACTGGGGCTGAAAAAGCCCATAGCCCTCCACACTCCTATTATCACATCGCTATCAGGCACGGGAAGGATGGAGGGCACTCACAGAGAGATCGACGAGGTATACGCCATGTATAAAATGAGTAAGTCCAAGCCGCAGAGCGCCATATTAATAACAGACTCGGAGGAGGATGTGAGGAAAAAGATCTGGGCGGCGTACTGCCCGCCTAGGGAGACTAAATTCAACCCCGTGTTTGAAATCGCGGCATACCTCCTAATCCCCTACCACGGACCCCTGGAGATCAAAGGGAGGCGATATGAAGAGGGCAATGCCCTTGAGAGAGATTACAGAGAGGGCGTCGTTACGCCGCAAGAACTAAAAGAGGCCGTGGCGTCTGCTTTAGTCGGGCTGTTGTCTAAACTAAAGCTTTAAACACCAAATAACTAACAACTATGCTTTATGTAGTCGACAGCAGAGAGCTGGGCAAGGCCTTGAAAGAAGAAATAGAGTCTAAAGGAGTCCCGGCCTGGTATGTAGAACTCTGGGGGCACTATATAGTTGTTACGCCGCCTAATTCAAAAGTCAACGGGCTGAAGACGCCCGTGCGGGCGGCTGTGGAGTTGAAAACAGATTACCAATTAGTTTCAAGGCAGTGGAAGCGTGATCCAACGCCGGTTAAAATTGGGGACAGGGAGATTGGGGAGGGGAGGTTGTTCATAATCGCAGGGCCTTGCTCTGTGGAGACAGAAGAACAGATCTTAACCACAGCCAAGGCGGTGAAAGAGGCAGGGGCAGACGCTTTAAGGGGAGGGGCCTTTAAGCCGAGGACTAGCCCCTATACTTTTCAAGGCCTGGGAGAGAGGGGGCTTATTCTGCTGGCCAAAGCCCGCGAGGCCACCGGGTTGCCTATTACGACAGAGCTAATGGACCCCGAGGATTTGCCCTTGGTGGTTAAATATGCAGACGCCATTCAAGTGGGGGCGAGGAATATGCAGAACTTCACTCTGCTGAAAAAACTGGGACGCGCCGGCAAGCCGGTTTTGTTAAAGAGGGGCTTTGGCAATACAATAGACGAGTGGCTACTCGCCGCTGAGTACATCGCCCTTCACGGCAACGGCGACGTTGTGCTGGTAGAACGCGGCATTAGGACATTTGACAGAACGCTGAGGTTTACTCTAGACGTCGGCGCCATTGCCTACGCGAAACAGCACACGCACCTTCCAGTTATTGGAGACCCAAGCCACCCGGCGGGCGACCGGAGATTTGTCATCCCGCTGGCTCTCGCAATATTAGCCGCTGGGGCAGACGGGCTGATTGTCGAAGTACACCCAGACCCCGACAACGCGTGGAGCGATGCAAAACAACAATTGACTTTCGAGCAATTTAAAGAGCTTGTAGAAAAGGCCAGGGCTGTGGCAAGGGCGCTGGGACGGGTTTAACAGGGGAGTCTCTGTAAATCCCCTGGGAAGTCCACGTCGGCCAGCACGCCCGCGTCTTCAACTTCAAGGCTTAGAGTGGGAACGGCGTTTAGTAAAACGCGGAGGCCGACGTCGCCAGTAATTCCCAAGGCGAGGGCGTAGACGTCTCTACACGACGCGACTGGATTGCCCCGTGCTCCCCTATACACCGGAACGGCCAAGC
It encodes the following:
- a CDS encoding pyrroline-5-carboxylate reductase family protein — protein: MIFLLCVPQLTAGVIGAGKLGSQIALRLHGNSVRVIASVKTERSRQRLSALGLEVYTDNKIVVENSDVLFLAVKPANLAELNFYVDKPLISFVAGATLEYLKRLSARPYRAMTNVGLTAIAVAGPYDEEVNKLLSYIAPTFWVEERLIDPLTVLLGSGPAIVAELALALIRAGVNIGIPWDLSREIVLSLMASLPSLDDKFSMEKLAQYVATPGGTTIKALVELSPAGQLVGRAVEEAYLRISKLRQ
- a CDS encoding NUDIX hydrolase, producing the protein MQKPAVAVAAAAVKNGKIVLVKRKYPPNPGKWSLPGGHVELGERLEEAVLRELKEETGLAGRVVKFLQPVEYIEREGDRVKYHFIILVYLVELLEDAEPRASDDAADAVIVPIKEALQMELTKTTREVLERLLSEF
- a CDS encoding PhoH family protein — encoded protein: MFDKIKPMTVGQERAVNVLKDPDNELVGLFGPTGTGKSLISIAYGLWAVENGRAKRFIIARPIVDVATGEILTPEKLGEMYYKIASAYLEDILGPYADREYINKLLKEEKVIVTDVSYLRGRTFDESVIFLDDAQNVRPESAAEILIRLGRGSRLIVAGDPIFQKPADSEKDGATLLREALLGEEKAEVVDLGVKDIVRPGARRGIKLALELRMRKRQLSETEKYIYETARIFAPDADIITAIEFKADKDSLGIRGENVPDAIVVVKEGQLGRVVGRGGERIKMIEGEAGARLRLLEMSLDFKQWVRAIHPVGWIYKHIVDADFAGPELQVQVRKSEFGAFIGQRGAYVRLVDRVFRRLLGIGVRAVEAEE
- a CDS encoding alcohol dehydrogenase catalytic domain-containing protein, which codes for MKAYVLRNFKELVLSEVDRPKPGPGRAVVKIVAAGVCYRDFLGWQGFQRVKLPLIAGHEFAGVVEEVGEGVSEFKPGDAVAGMMYEYCGECEYCKSGREYLCKNRKIYGEDLPGAFAEYISVDQKSLVKIPPGVSFEAASYAACVLSTVVRGARKIGVSPGRQILVTGAGGGVGVHAVQVVKAYGARVIAVTSPSKAEYVAKFADYVITNKAFSDEVKKLGGADGAIEAVGGPTLEQTLRSLNWGAKVALIGNVDPQPAPIPLGILILKEIDVLPVIQGSKADLQEALRLLASGAVKPVYTVHGFSDIPRLLEETPKASHVGRRVVKMST
- a CDS encoding NAD-dependent epimerase/dehydratase family protein, coding for MRIVVTGGAGFIGSHLVDRLVEEGHEVVVVDNLSSGRREFVNKAAELYIRDLKESDWGVGIRGDVVFHFAANPEVRLSTTEPVVHFNENVLATFNVLEWARQTGVKSVIFASSSTVYGDAEVIPTPEEAPYKPISVYGAAKAAGEVMCATYARLYGVKCLAIRYANIIGPRLRHGVIYDFIMKLKRNPNVLEVLGDGTQRKSYLYIKDAIDATILAWKKFEEIKEPFLALNVGNLDAIKVLDIAQIVAEVLGLRPEIKLVPTTPDGRGWPGDVKYMTLSITKLMKMTGWRPTMTSGEAVRKTAEDLAKELWQTR
- a CDS encoding 3-phosphoshikimate 1-carboxyvinyltransferase → MLCLKAGRLEGRFQSPPSKPMSQRYLLAAALAEGETEITRIEWSDDVVATARAVQPISSILIKGDRAVVSRREPDFYRAFNVGESGFTLRTAVSVYAGIPGLTAVYFGGTLRGRPIDELIEVLRKLTEVVKLPGAVIIKGKELGRLEVEIRADISSQYISGLMFLAAVGSGGVIKPLGERKSWSFVEATAEVLRAFRAEVKLGEYIEVGGRMKSPGKLAVPGDFSLSAFLVVAGVATGGEVEIRGPLSKLDEPLVNAFKAMGVDITTGEGWVRAKGGFYRGIDVNLSDNPDLVMPTALAAGMVEEESTIRGVETLRYKESNRIATVIDVLERLGVQVRHEKDAIYIKGPPKRRDVAFSSHGDHRIGLMALAASKIVGGCVDDISPVAKSWPAAVLYFISE
- a CDS encoding 3-dehydroquinate synthase — translated: MRRFFYTHSRGVTEVVVGRGIPYDKYVERPVVLIEEGLENPLPNAPALALKGGEGVKSLEALSKVYVFLQEAEADRGSTLVAVGGGALLDLATFAAGTYMRGIGLVQVPTTLLAMVDAALGGKGAVDWGLVKNLVGVFYQPKAILCDLEWLRSLPPRVYRSAFAEVVKYGLALDEEFYSWLRQSTTALLNRGEDALEEAVYRSLKLKASVVEADEFEERGIRQVLNVGHTVGHALERVLGLLHGEAVSLGIAAELRLSAELGYLREKYVEETKSLLKAFELPTEAGLSSEQLAAAKGLIKYDKKRRRDYVYLPLVIRPGKWILERLRVEEVARAVEYVVPQGRTA
- a CDS encoding transketolase family protein, giving the protein MLDIESLTPREALGKALADLGDLRSDVVVLVADTGETTRAKLFAERHPERFFNVGIAEQSLVGIAAGLALAGFMPYALTFAAFMTRGWEQARNSVDRLALPVRLVGTHAGFADAYDGPSHQALEDIALFRVLPNFTVMAPADSCEVYKAVTASATLKGPAYIRVGRDFHIPVTCGLYDKFEIGKAYVVLDGSDVAIFTTGVVLPFAIEAAQFLKDRGISAAVVHFPTIKPLDYAAVEKYASVTGAVLTVEEHMVYGGFGSAIAEYLSQTRPTKMAIMGLKSYGRTAKSPQELYQYFGLTPENIAARAEELVKLK
- a CDS encoding transketolase, whose translation is MGRGVSELEALTCKARRYVVLMAGYDPGIHLGSSLSVIEIVAALYGTGRVKFNVANGAHNRNYFVLSKGHAIHAVYALAAAMGYLSLDELRETGSLGSRLQNHPEVDTPFVDVPNSGSLGQGISLAVGLALGMKIKGEKGRVYLVVGDGELDEGQSWESFAVAAHYNLTNLVTIVDFNGVQLDGHSEEVLRKGDLAGRFKSLGFEVIEADGHNIGEIIAALEKAERGERPAVIIAKTIRGRGIAQIEDTAKQRLPRDEALKYARDIC
- a CDS encoding tyrosine--tRNA ligase — encoded protein: MERLLMNVEEVVTREEFLRLKGGSAYLGFEPLWPIHIGWLIWAYKLAELKEAGFDVIVLVATWHAWINDKGSIEELRAHGERVRAVLDRIGKFKYVYGDDVAKDPKYWELVVKIAKETSLARVKRATPVMGRRAEEVELDFSKLMYPLMQVADIFYLGVDVAVGGMDQRRAHMLARDVAEKLGLKKPIALHTPIITSLSGTGRMEGTHREIDEVYAMYKMSKSKPQSAILITDSEEDVRKKIWAAYCPPRETKFNPVFEIAAYLLIPYHGPLEIKGRRYEEGNALERDYREGVVTPQELKEAVASALVGLLSKLKL
- the aroF gene encoding 3-deoxy-7-phosphoheptulonate synthase, which encodes MLYVVDSRELGKALKEEIESKGVPAWYVELWGHYIVVTPPNSKVNGLKTPVRAAVELKTDYQLVSRQWKRDPTPVKIGDREIGEGRLFIIAGPCSVETEEQILTTAKAVKEAGADALRGGAFKPRTSPYTFQGLGERGLILLAKAREATGLPITTELMDPEDLPLVVKYADAIQVGARNMQNFTLLKKLGRAGKPVLLKRGFGNTIDEWLLAAEYIALHGNGDVVLVERGIRTFDRTLRFTLDVGAIAYAKQHTHLPVIGDPSHPAGDRRFVIPLALAILAAGADGLIVEVHPDPDNAWSDAKQQLTFEQFKELVEKARAVARALGRV